A genomic window from Candidatus Palauibacter scopulicola includes:
- the dinB gene encoding DNA polymerase IV, with translation MPQPEPRPRTILHVDMDAFYAAVEVREDPSLRGKPVIIGSAPRKGRGRGVVSTANYEARRYGIHSAMPISQAWRRCPDGAYVRPRIAFYAEISGRIFDIFRSFTDQVETLSLDEAFLDVTASRRLFGTGPEIAARIRRRIAEEERLTASVGVASNKYVAKVASDLRKPDALVVVPPGTEREFLAPLSVSRLWGAGPKVQARLARLGFRTIGDVARNKPEFLEASLGRKLGRRLHELANGLDVRRVDPRPGRKSLGKEVTFPRDVEDRARVERTLLALCEGVGRSLRRKGIAGRTVQLKLRWDGFETHTRQRTLERPADMTEAIWPVARELFREADDPRRLVRLIGVSLSGFDHPQDEQLGLLGDDDPATAGGESRRELAKTMDVVADRFGRDALKRAALLDSNVRGT, from the coding sequence ATGCCGCAGCCTGAGCCGCGGCCCCGGACGATCCTCCACGTGGACATGGACGCCTTCTATGCCGCCGTCGAGGTGCGCGAGGACCCGTCGCTGCGCGGCAAGCCCGTCATCATCGGATCCGCCCCGCGCAAGGGCCGCGGCCGTGGCGTCGTCTCGACGGCCAACTACGAGGCCCGGCGCTACGGGATCCACTCCGCGATGCCGATCTCGCAGGCGTGGCGCCGCTGCCCCGACGGCGCCTACGTGCGCCCCCGCATCGCCTTCTATGCGGAGATCTCGGGGCGCATCTTCGACATCTTCCGCTCCTTCACCGACCAGGTGGAGACGCTCTCGCTGGACGAGGCCTTCCTCGACGTGACGGCGAGCCGGCGGCTGTTCGGCACGGGACCGGAGATCGCGGCCCGCATCCGGCGGCGGATCGCCGAGGAGGAGCGGCTCACGGCCTCCGTCGGCGTCGCCTCCAACAAGTACGTGGCGAAGGTGGCGAGCGACCTCAGGAAGCCGGACGCGCTCGTCGTCGTGCCGCCGGGGACCGAACGCGAGTTCCTGGCGCCGCTCTCCGTCTCCCGGCTGTGGGGGGCGGGGCCGAAGGTGCAGGCCCGGCTCGCCCGGCTCGGCTTCAGGACGATCGGGGACGTGGCGCGCAACAAGCCCGAGTTCCTCGAGGCCTCCCTGGGCCGCAAGCTGGGGCGGCGGCTGCACGAACTCGCGAACGGCCTCGACGTGCGGCGGGTCGACCCCAGGCCGGGGCGAAAGTCGCTCGGCAAGGAGGTGACCTTCCCGCGGGACGTCGAGGACCGCGCCCGCGTCGAGCGCACCCTGCTCGCCCTCTGCGAGGGGGTCGGGCGGTCGCTGCGCCGGAAGGGGATCGCGGGGCGCACGGTGCAGTTGAAGCTGCGCTGGGACGGCTTCGAGACGCATACGCGCCAGCGGACGCTCGAGCGGCCGGCGGACATGACCGAAGCCATCTGGCCCGTCGCGCGGGAGCTGTTCCGGGAGGCCGACGATCCCCGCCGCCTCGTCCGCCTCATCGGGGTCAGCCTCTCCGGCTTCGATCATCCGCAAGACGAGCAACTCGGGCTCCTCGGCGACGACGACCCGGCCACCGCCGGCGGGGAGAGCCGGCGCGAACTGGCGAAGACGATGGATGTCGTGGCGGACCGCTTCGGCCGCGATGCGCTGAAGCGGGCCGCCCTTCTCGATTCCAACGTGCGAGGCACGTAG
- a CDS encoding gluconate 2-dehydrogenase subunit 3 family protein codes for MRRRRALEILGVAAGAPLLAPGSAVAEALALGQRIRSVAGPVGGAAPATLTPAQARTVTALAEVIIPRTDTPGASEAGVTAFVDALLTGWLDAPDRDRFLAGLDEVDSIARAAHGAGFADCTPAQQTELVARLDEDLDRRRRDPGIDETQTFFYDMKRFTLAGYFTSRPGLRSLGYRIIPGAFEGCVILDQYGAGEGRPGGQRGRQSCSGEQQ; via the coding sequence GTGAGACGGCGCAGGGCTCTCGAGATCCTCGGTGTGGCCGCGGGCGCGCCGCTGCTGGCGCCGGGGAGCGCGGTGGCGGAGGCCCTGGCGCTCGGGCAGCGCATCCGGTCGGTGGCGGGCCCGGTCGGCGGCGCGGCGCCCGCGACGCTCACGCCCGCGCAGGCCCGGACGGTGACGGCGCTCGCCGAGGTCATCATCCCCCGGACGGACACGCCCGGGGCGAGCGAAGCGGGCGTTACCGCATTCGTCGATGCCCTCCTGACCGGTTGGCTGGACGCGCCGGACCGCGACCGTTTCCTCGCCGGCCTGGACGAAGTGGACTCCATCGCCCGGGCGGCCCACGGCGCCGGCTTCGCCGACTGCACCCCGGCCCAGCAGACGGAACTCGTAGCGCGGCTGGACGAGGACCTCGACCGCCGCCGCCGGGATCCCGGGATCGACGAGACGCAGACCTTCTTCTACGACATGAAGCGCTTCACGCTCGCCGGCTACTTCACCTCGCGGCCCGGCCTGCGCTCGCTGGGATACCGGATCATCCCCGGCGCCTTCGAGGGGTGCGTCATCCTTGACCAGTACGGCGCCGGCGAGGGCCGTCCCGGCGGACAGCGCGGCCGGCAGAGCTGTTCCGGAGAGCAGCAGTGA
- a CDS encoding PH domain-containing protein yields MQAFPIPPASGRGILWFFIIIIVVLSGVTLMLGWAAWSTRNSRAEVSPAGLKLVGDLWGRTIPLDRLELDDARIVDLRGEPDLVPRRRTMGTALGGYSAGWFRLRGGEKALLYLTDRRRVVYIPTLDGYSLLVSQDDPRRFLDALHETAGNTTEGE; encoded by the coding sequence ATGCAGGCATTTCCGATTCCACCGGCCTCCGGGCGCGGCATCCTCTGGTTCTTCATCATCATCATCGTCGTCCTCAGCGGCGTGACGCTCATGCTGGGCTGGGCGGCCTGGTCCACGCGGAACAGCCGGGCCGAGGTGTCGCCGGCCGGCCTGAAGCTGGTGGGAGACCTCTGGGGGCGGACGATCCCCCTCGACCGGCTCGAACTGGACGACGCCCGGATCGTGGACCTGCGCGGCGAGCCCGATCTCGTCCCCCGCCGGCGCACCATGGGGACGGCGCTCGGAGGCTACTCGGCGGGATGGTTCCGGCTCCGCGGCGGGGAGAAGGCGCTCCTCTACCTCACGGACCGCCGGAGGGTGGTGTACATTCCCACGCTCGACGGATACTCGCTCCTCGTCAGCCAGGACGACCCCCGGCGCTTTCTGGACGCGCTCCACGAGACGGCCGGCAACACCACCGAAGGAGAGTGA
- a CDS encoding GMC family oxidoreductase — MSRQEVWDAIVVGSGITGGWAAKELTELGLRTLVLEAGPMIVPERDYTEHVPPYRMPYRGWNDRKALAAEQPVQRECYACDEMGRKFFVNDIENPYTTPDEKPFLWIRGRQVGGRSIMWARQSYRLSDLDFEANARDGIGVDWPIRYADLAPWYSHVEAFAGISGRPEGLPQLPDGVFLPPMQMTCVENAVKEAIARDFGDTRMMTIGRTAVLTRDHKGRSACHYCGPCHRGCRTRSYFSSLSATLPAAEATGRMTLRPDSVVHSVIWDPARGRVTGVRVIDRQTGEDLEFHGEIVMLGASALESTRILLHSTSADFPDGLANSSGALGRYLMDHTMSTGAKAKFPGWENHGYTGQRPNGIYIARFRNVTEPSPDFIRGYGYQGWSTRQGWSRGLDMPGFGTDYKRRLTEPGVWEFELGAFGECLPREENYIELDPERVDAWGIPALRIHCEWSDNERRMMRDSADRAAEMLEAGGGTDVELLTDLTAPGLTIHEMGTARMGRDPATSVLNGYNQAWDAPNLFVIDGAAMASSACQNPSLTYMALTARACHYAVWARNRAEL; from the coding sequence GTGAGCCGCCAGGAGGTCTGGGACGCGATCGTCGTCGGCTCCGGGATCACCGGCGGCTGGGCCGCCAAGGAGCTCACCGAACTCGGCCTCCGCACGCTCGTGCTCGAGGCGGGGCCCATGATCGTCCCCGAGCGCGACTACACCGAGCACGTGCCCCCGTACCGCATGCCGTACCGCGGCTGGAACGACCGCAAGGCGCTCGCCGCCGAGCAGCCCGTGCAGCGCGAGTGCTACGCCTGCGACGAGATGGGCCGGAAGTTCTTCGTCAACGACATCGAGAACCCCTACACGACACCCGACGAGAAGCCCTTCCTCTGGATCCGGGGCCGCCAGGTCGGCGGCCGCTCGATCATGTGGGCGCGCCAGTCCTACCGTCTCAGCGATCTCGATTTCGAGGCCAACGCGCGCGACGGGATCGGGGTCGACTGGCCGATCCGCTATGCGGACCTCGCGCCGTGGTACAGCCACGTCGAAGCCTTCGCCGGCATCAGCGGCCGCCCCGAAGGCCTGCCCCAGCTGCCGGACGGCGTCTTCCTGCCGCCCATGCAGATGACGTGCGTCGAGAACGCGGTGAAGGAGGCGATCGCGCGCGACTTCGGCGACACGCGGATGATGACGATCGGGCGCACGGCCGTCCTCACACGCGACCACAAGGGACGGAGCGCCTGCCACTACTGCGGTCCCTGCCACCGCGGCTGCCGCACCCGGAGCTACTTCAGCTCGCTCAGCGCCACCCTGCCCGCCGCCGAAGCCACGGGGCGCATGACGCTGCGGCCGGACAGCGTCGTGCACAGCGTGATCTGGGACCCCGCCCGCGGCCGGGTCACGGGCGTGCGCGTCATCGACCGGCAGACGGGAGAGGACCTGGAGTTCCACGGGGAGATCGTCATGCTCGGCGCCTCGGCGCTGGAGTCGACCCGCATCCTCCTCCACTCGACCTCCGCCGACTTCCCGGACGGGCTCGCGAACTCAAGCGGCGCCCTCGGCCGCTATCTCATGGACCACACGATGAGCACCGGGGCGAAGGCGAAGTTCCCCGGCTGGGAGAACCACGGCTACACCGGCCAGCGTCCGAACGGGATCTACATCGCCCGCTTCCGGAACGTGACGGAACCCTCGCCCGACTTCATCCGAGGCTACGGCTACCAGGGGTGGTCCACCCGGCAGGGCTGGAGCCGCGGCCTCGACATGCCGGGCTTCGGCACCGACTACAAGCGCCGGCTAACCGAACCCGGCGTGTGGGAGTTCGAACTCGGCGCCTTCGGCGAGTGCCTCCCGCGCGAGGAGAACTACATCGAACTCGATCCGGAACGGGTCGATGCGTGGGGAATCCCCGCCCTCCGCATCCACTGCGAGTGGAGCGACAACGAGCGCCGGATGATGCGCGACAGCGCGGACCGCGCCGCGGAAATGCTGGAGGCCGGTGGCGGAACGGACGTCGAGTTGCTCACGGACCTCACGGCGCCGGGCCTCACGATCCACGAGATGGGGACGGCCCGCATGGGACGGGATCCGGCGACCTCCGTCCTCAACGGCTACAACCAGGCCTGGGACGCGCCGAACCTGTTCGTGATCGACGGCGCGGCCATGGCTTCATCCGCCTGTCAGAACCCGTCCCTCACCTACATGGCCCTCACCGCCCGCGCCTGCCACTACGCCGTCTGGGCAAGAAACCGCGCCGAACTCTAG
- a CDS encoding TonB family protein — MRGRRRGGRTLLLTLAALAAGSCFLPIPRAMRPPEPVGADSAALDPAQRDSIAQAERETARQDSIVRAELEAARRDSIARAEREAARRDSIARAERAAAARRDSILQAERAAAVRDSLEAARRDSLTAAARRDSLAAIETARAAVEAELAELRESGPAYVAVDEAPRLVWDTDAEAALATTLLPVIRAEGLDADIAASIWLLVRTDGRVEATAIQVSSGDQAFDAAAVRAARALLFAPALRDGRPAPVWVLREISLLMR, encoded by the coding sequence ATGAGGGGAAGGCGCCGCGGGGGACGGACCCTCCTGCTGACGCTGGCCGCGCTGGCGGCCGGGTCGTGCTTCCTCCCCATCCCCCGCGCGATGCGCCCGCCCGAGCCGGTCGGCGCCGATTCGGCGGCCCTGGATCCCGCCCAACGGGATTCGATCGCACAGGCCGAGCGTGAGACCGCGCGACAGGATTCGATCGTGAGGGCCGAGCTCGAGGCCGCCCGGCGGGATTCGATCGCACGGGCCGAGCGGGAGGCGGCGCGCCGGGATTCGATCGCACGAGCCGAGCGGGCCGCGGCCGCGCGCCGCGACTCGATCCTCCAGGCCGAGCGAGCCGCCGCGGTCCGGGACTCGCTGGAGGCGGCCCGGCGCGACTCGCTGACCGCCGCCGCCCGCCGCGACTCGCTGGCCGCCATCGAGACGGCCCGGGCCGCGGTCGAAGCCGAACTGGCGGAACTCCGCGAATCGGGCCCCGCGTACGTCGCCGTCGACGAGGCGCCGCGCCTCGTGTGGGACACCGATGCCGAAGCCGCGCTCGCGACGACCCTGCTTCCCGTGATCCGCGCCGAGGGACTCGACGCCGACATCGCGGCTTCCATCTGGCTTCTCGTGCGGACCGATGGGCGAGTCGAGGCGACCGCGATCCAGGTCTCATCCGGCGACCAGGCCTTCGACGCGGCGGCCGTGCGCGCGGCCCGCGCGCTGCTCTTCGCCCCCGCCCTCCGCGACGGTCGCCCCGCCCCCGTCTGGGTCCTGCGCGAGATCTCGCTTCTCATGCGGTAG
- a CDS encoding glycerophosphodiester phosphodiesterase, protein MLPDDLFGPGSPLRVIGHRGAAAFAPENTLPSFEHAVRVGADAVELDLHRSADGRLMVIHDPTLPRTTDGSGDVEALTRDELRAFDAGYRFTTDHGKTFPFRGMGAGVPTLEEVLEAVGDLPVIAEIKSAAAGHELGAWLQRSGNRADRERILVGGFERAEVELASRHARWHCAYQDELRAYVLLGKVGLGRRFAPAGCAAAMLPERQGALRIVTPRFVRRAHADGMGVFVWTVNHPDDMRRLLDWGVDGLVSDAPGRARRILDERDVQGGAGRHAAA, encoded by the coding sequence GTGCTGCCCGACGATCTGTTCGGTCCCGGCTCCCCGCTGCGGGTCATCGGCCACCGGGGGGCCGCGGCGTTCGCGCCGGAGAACACGCTCCCGTCCTTCGAGCACGCGGTGCGCGTGGGGGCCGACGCGGTGGAGCTCGACCTGCACCGGAGCGCGGACGGCCGCCTCATGGTCATCCACGATCCGACTCTCCCCCGCACCACCGACGGGTCGGGGGACGTCGAGGCGCTGACGCGAGACGAACTGCGCGCCTTCGACGCCGGATACCGCTTCACGACGGACCACGGGAAGACGTTTCCCTTCCGGGGAATGGGGGCTGGCGTGCCCACGCTCGAGGAGGTGCTGGAGGCGGTGGGAGACCTGCCCGTGATCGCGGAGATCAAGTCGGCGGCGGCGGGGCACGAACTGGGCGCGTGGCTGCAGCGGAGCGGGAATCGCGCGGACCGGGAGCGGATCCTGGTCGGCGGCTTCGAGCGCGCGGAGGTGGAGCTTGCGAGCCGGCACGCGCGCTGGCACTGCGCCTACCAGGACGAACTCCGCGCGTACGTCCTGCTCGGCAAGGTCGGCCTCGGCCGCCGCTTCGCCCCCGCGGGTTGCGCCGCCGCCATGCTGCCCGAACGGCAGGGTGCGCTGCGCATCGTCACGCCACGCTTCGTCCGGCGCGCCCACGCCGACGGCATGGGCGTCTTCGTGTGGACCGTGAACCATCCCGATGACATGCGGCGCCTCCTCGACTGGGGCGTTGACGGCCTCGTGAGCGACGCGCCGGGGCGGGCCCGGCGGATCCTGGACGAGCGGGACGTGCAGGGAGGCGCGGGACGACATGCCGCAGCCTGA
- a CDS encoding methionine/alanine import family NSS transporter small subunit: MTTTTIIMMILILGFVWGGLAVLASIAWRKEGAKRGGES; this comes from the coding sequence ATGACCACGACAACGATCATCATGATGATCCTCATCCTCGGATTCGTCTGGGGAGGACTCGCCGTCCTCGCGTCGATCGCCTGGCGCAAGGAAGGCGCCAAGCGGGGCGGAGAGAGCTAG
- a CDS encoding HDIG domain-containing metalloprotein, with protein sequence MLPTRAEALAIVHEYTESPGLRRHMLAVEAAMRAYARKYGEDEDRWGVAGLLHDFDYERWPNHDHAPDAEHPSTGVAILREKGVDEDILETIMAHADYTEVEATTRMSKTLRAVDELTGFITACALVRPTRLAGMKTRSVRKKMKDKAFAAAISRDEMLENCAELGEDMGEHIAFVIAAMQLAAEDLGLNGPGGA encoded by the coding sequence ATGCTCCCGACACGGGCTGAGGCGCTCGCGATCGTCCACGAATACACCGAGAGTCCCGGACTCCGGCGCCACATGCTGGCGGTCGAGGCCGCCATGCGCGCCTACGCGCGGAAGTACGGCGAGGACGAGGACCGGTGGGGCGTGGCGGGGCTGCTGCACGATTTCGACTACGAGCGCTGGCCCAACCACGACCACGCGCCCGATGCGGAGCACCCCTCGACCGGGGTCGCCATCCTCCGAGAGAAGGGGGTGGATGAGGACATCCTCGAGACGATCATGGCCCACGCGGACTACACGGAGGTCGAGGCAACGACACGGATGTCGAAGACGCTCCGGGCCGTGGACGAACTCACCGGCTTCATCACCGCCTGCGCGCTCGTGCGGCCCACGCGGCTCGCCGGCATGAAGACGCGGTCGGTGAGAAAGAAGATGAAGGACAAGGCGTTCGCCGCCGCGATCAGCCGCGACGAGATGCTGGAGAATTGCGCGGAACTGGGCGAAGACATGGGCGAGCACATCGCCTTCGTCATCGCCGCCATGCAGCTTGCGGCGGAAGATCTCGGTCTGAACGGTCCGGGGGGAGCATGA
- the carB gene encoding carbamoyl-phosphate synthase large subunit — protein MPRRDDISSILLIGSGPIVIGQACEFDYSGTQACRALREEGYRVILVNSNPATIMTDPDIADATYIEPLTADWVARVIEAEKPDALIPTMGGQTALNVALELAERGVLDEHGVELIGADVRAIQLAEDREQFAEAMQRIGLELPAGGFARSLDEALTLVADTGFPAIIRPSFTLGGTGGSTAYNREEFEDLVRSGIRSSPIGEVLIDRSIIGWKEFELEVMRDQADNVVIVCSIENFDAMGVHTGDSITVAPALTLSDREYQAMRDAAIACIREIGVDAGGCNIQFAVHPTTGQMLVIEMNPRVSRSSALASKATGFPIARIGAKLAVGYRLDEIPNAITQVTPSCFEPVLDYMVVKIPRFAFEKFPKADATLGVQMKAVGEVMAIGRTFQQAWLKGFRALENGRSGWLPSPDPDADRLEDDAVDTVRAAIRTATPERPFQLYRAFQAGLSVDEINRITGIDPWFLSQLEELVREGQAFAAAAEVTPEDVARLKRIGFGDAEMGQLRGIPEAEVRDVRHAQGLRPVYKTVDTCAGEFPAATPYLYSTYEDENESERSDRRKIIILGSGPNRIGQGIEFDYCCVSASLALRDEGFETIMINSNPETVSTDFDISNKLYFEPLTVEDVLAVVEQEKPEGVIVQFGGQTPLTIARKLEQLGVPILGTSVESIDRTEDRRRFDELCRELGVPMPPGGTATGIDEALEIAEDIGYPVLVRPSYVLGGRAMEIVYDPVSLREYFARAVQASPEHPVLLDRFLEDAFEADVDAVCDGETVLIGGIMQHIEDAGVHSGDSACVLPPYLLRDVDMEAMRRFTRDFALALDVRGLINVQFAVHEKTVYVLEVNPRASRTVPFVSKATGVPLARVAARVLAGVKLADLGLGDELVPHQVSVKEAVLPFDKIPDADTVLGPEMRSTGEVMGYADSFGLAFAKSQISVCQGLPTEGAVAITVHDQDKPNMVPIARRFHELGFTVFATEGTARYLRGRGVPCERILKVHEGRPNLLDRIVSGDVQLLLNTPLGKHAQYDDYMIRRAAVSRRVPYTTTLSAASAAADAIIALRHRRHTVHSLQAR, from the coding sequence ATGCCACGCCGCGACGACATCTCCTCGATTCTTCTCATAGGTTCCGGCCCGATCGTGATCGGCCAGGCCTGCGAGTTCGACTACTCCGGGACCCAGGCCTGCCGGGCGCTCCGCGAGGAGGGATATCGAGTCATCCTCGTGAACTCGAATCCCGCCACGATCATGACGGACCCGGACATCGCCGACGCGACCTACATCGAGCCGCTGACGGCCGACTGGGTCGCGCGGGTCATCGAGGCGGAGAAGCCCGACGCCCTCATTCCGACGATGGGCGGCCAGACGGCGCTCAACGTCGCGCTCGAACTCGCCGAACGCGGGGTGCTCGACGAGCACGGCGTGGAGCTGATCGGCGCCGACGTCCGGGCGATCCAGCTCGCCGAGGACCGGGAGCAGTTCGCCGAGGCGATGCAGCGTATCGGGCTCGAACTGCCGGCGGGGGGCTTCGCCCGCTCGCTCGACGAGGCGCTCACGCTGGTCGCGGACACGGGATTCCCCGCCATCATCCGGCCGTCCTTCACCCTCGGCGGCACCGGCGGCAGCACCGCCTACAACCGCGAGGAGTTCGAGGACCTCGTCCGCTCCGGCATCCGCTCGTCACCGATCGGAGAGGTGCTCATCGACCGCAGCATCATCGGCTGGAAAGAGTTCGAACTCGAGGTGATGCGGGACCAGGCGGACAACGTCGTCATCGTCTGCTCGATCGAGAACTTCGACGCCATGGGCGTGCACACGGGCGATTCGATCACCGTCGCGCCGGCGCTCACCCTCTCGGACCGCGAGTACCAGGCCATGCGGGATGCGGCCATCGCCTGCATCCGAGAGATCGGCGTGGACGCGGGCGGCTGCAACATCCAGTTCGCCGTGCACCCCACGACGGGCCAGATGCTCGTCATCGAGATGAACCCGCGCGTGTCCCGGAGTTCGGCCCTCGCCTCGAAGGCGACCGGGTTCCCGATCGCACGCATCGGCGCCAAGCTCGCGGTCGGCTACCGCCTCGACGAGATCCCGAACGCGATCACTCAGGTGACGCCCTCCTGCTTCGAGCCCGTGCTCGACTACATGGTCGTCAAGATCCCGCGCTTCGCGTTCGAGAAGTTCCCCAAGGCGGACGCCACGCTGGGCGTGCAGATGAAGGCCGTGGGCGAGGTGATGGCGATCGGCCGCACGTTCCAGCAGGCGTGGCTGAAAGGCTTCCGCGCGCTCGAGAACGGTCGGTCGGGGTGGCTCCCCTCCCCGGACCCGGACGCGGATCGCCTCGAGGACGACGCCGTCGACACGGTGCGGGCCGCGATCCGCACCGCGACGCCGGAGCGCCCCTTCCAGCTCTACCGCGCCTTCCAGGCGGGCCTCTCCGTGGACGAGATCAACCGAATCACCGGCATCGACCCCTGGTTCCTCTCCCAGCTCGAGGAACTCGTGCGCGAGGGCCAGGCCTTCGCGGCCGCCGCCGAGGTCACGCCGGAGGACGTCGCACGGTTGAAGCGGATCGGCTTCGGCGACGCGGAGATGGGACAGTTGCGCGGAATCCCGGAGGCCGAGGTGCGCGACGTCCGCCACGCCCAGGGGCTCCGGCCCGTCTACAAGACGGTCGACACCTGCGCGGGCGAGTTCCCCGCCGCTACGCCCTACCTCTACTCGACCTACGAGGACGAGAACGAATCCGAGCGCTCGGACCGGCGGAAGATCATCATCCTCGGCAGCGGCCCGAACCGCATCGGACAGGGCATCGAGTTCGACTACTGCTGCGTCTCCGCCTCGCTCGCGCTGCGCGACGAAGGGTTCGAGACGATCATGATCAACTCGAATCCCGAGACGGTCTCCACCGACTTCGACATCTCGAACAAGCTCTACTTCGAGCCGCTCACGGTGGAGGACGTGCTCGCGGTCGTCGAGCAGGAGAAGCCGGAGGGCGTCATCGTCCAGTTCGGGGGACAGACGCCGCTGACGATCGCGCGCAAGCTCGAGCAACTCGGCGTCCCCATCCTCGGGACGAGCGTCGAGTCGATCGACCGCACCGAGGACCGCCGCCGCTTCGACGAACTCTGCCGCGAACTCGGGGTGCCGATGCCGCCGGGCGGGACCGCGACCGGCATCGACGAGGCGCTGGAGATCGCGGAGGACATCGGGTATCCCGTCCTCGTTCGGCCCAGCTACGTGCTCGGCGGCCGCGCCATGGAAATCGTCTACGATCCGGTCTCGCTGCGGGAGTACTTCGCGCGCGCCGTGCAGGCCTCTCCGGAACATCCCGTGCTCCTGGACCGCTTCCTCGAGGACGCCTTCGAGGCGGATGTCGACGCGGTGTGCGACGGGGAGACCGTCCTCATCGGCGGCATCATGCAGCACATCGAGGATGCCGGCGTCCACTCCGGCGACTCCGCCTGCGTCCTGCCGCCCTACCTCCTGCGCGACGTCGACATGGAGGCCATGCGCCGCTTCACGCGGGACTTCGCCCTCGCGCTCGACGTCCGGGGCCTCATCAACGTGCAGTTCGCCGTGCACGAAAAGACCGTCTACGTGCTCGAGGTGAACCCGCGCGCGAGCCGCACGGTGCCGTTCGTCAGCAAGGCGACGGGGGTGCCCCTCGCGCGGGTGGCCGCGCGCGTGCTGGCGGGCGTGAAGCTCGCCGACCTCGGACTCGGGGACGAACTCGTCCCGCACCAGGTCTCCGTGAAGGAAGCGGTGCTCCCCTTCGACAAGATCCCGGATGCGGACACCGTGCTCGGGCCCGAGATGCGGTCCACGGGCGAGGTCATGGGATATGCGGACAGCTTCGGGCTCGCGTTCGCGAAGTCCCAGATCTCCGTCTGCCAGGGGCTGCCGACGGAGGGGGCCGTCGCGATCACCGTGCACGACCAGGACAAGCCGAACATGGTCCCGATCGCGCGCCGCTTCCACGAACTGGGCTTCACGGTCTTCGCCACGGAGGGGACGGCCCGGTACCTGCGCGGCCGCGGCGTGCCCTGCGAACGCATTCTGAAGGTGCACGAGGGACGCCCGAACCTCCTCGACCGCATCGTCTCGGGCGACGTCCAACTGCTCCTGAACACCCCGCTCGGCAAGCACGCCCAATACGACGACTACATGATCCGCCGCGCCGCCGTCTCCCGCCGCGTGCCCTACACGACGACGCTCTCCGCGGCATCCGCGGCCGCCGACGCGATCATCGCCCTTCGCCACCGCCGGCACACGGTCCACAGCCTCCAGGCACGCTAA